A genome region from Chlamydiota bacterium includes the following:
- the rpoD gene encoding RNA polymerase sigma factor RpoD, with amino-acid sequence MTTSQNAPFHPQHQQKIEELVQLAKEQGHITYEEINEILPMNFDSPEEIDSVLIYLIGLDIQILNQLEVEKQKERRKEAKELETIHKKSDGSSDDPVRMYLKEMGSVPLLTREEEVEISKRIEKAQMQTEKIITRFRYIAKEAIEEHEVIEDISKEITIEEISEIEKLIPSSPKIVLPSWIKNNAEWWAGGLITDQDFAKGLEYMIQNKYIIIPLTEASSESSGEIPGWVKNNAEWWSQDLISDLEFVNGLQYLISNGIIQVA; translated from the coding sequence ATGACAACATCCCAAAATGCCCCTTTTCATCCTCAGCATCAGCAAAAAATTGAAGAACTTGTTCAGCTTGCAAAAGAACAGGGACATATTACCTACGAAGAGATCAATGAAATCTTGCCCATGAATTTCGATTCTCCTGAAGAAATCGATAGTGTCTTGATTTACTTGATTGGCCTAGATATTCAAATCCTCAATCAGCTGGAAGTCGAAAAACAAAAAGAACGCCGAAAAGAAGCCAAGGAATTGGAGACCATCCATAAAAAATCCGATGGTTCTTCCGATGATCCTGTGCGCATGTATCTCAAAGAAATGGGTTCTGTTCCTCTACTCACACGTGAAGAAGAGGTGGAAATTTCAAAACGCATTGAAAAAGCGCAAATGCAAACGGAAAAAATCATTACCCGTTTTCGTTATATTGCCAAAGAAGCAATTGAGGAGCATGAGGTGATTGAAGATATCTCAAAGGAGATCACAATAGAAGAAATTTCTGAAATTGAGAAATTAATTCCATCAAGCCCAAAGATAGTTTTACCAAGTTGGATTAAAAATAACGCAGAATGGTGGGCAGGTGGGCTAATTACAGACCAAGACTTTGCAAAAGGACTTGAATATATGATTCAAAACAAGTACATTATAATTCCATTAACAGAGGCTTCCTCTGAATCAAGTGGTGAGATCCCAGGTTGGGTAAAAAATAACGCCGAATGGTGGTCACAAGACTTGATCTCCGATCTAGAGTTTGTTAACGGCCTTCAATACTTAATTTCAAACGGCATTATT